One window of Branchiostoma lanceolatum isolate klBraLanc5 chromosome 8, klBraLanc5.hap2, whole genome shotgun sequence genomic DNA carries:
- the LOC136439580 gene encoding neuronal acetylcholine receptor subunit alpha-10-like, whose translation MKISLSFLLLAALFTWMPGSISQDGAIALKASLLSNYDKSLRPVKSASTAVNVDFDMSLRQIIELAEKEQTFRINIWLRLYWDDELLVWNATEHGGVDSLTIHSSDIWRPDIFLFNNIAETFGNIEAITDVTVTSTGRVTNLQPAIFTSACPVDISRFPFDKQECILEFGSWIYNGAKVNISTVNPAADRSVFTQNEEWILTGAPMKRKEEIFPCCPEPFVTILLTMQLERRTFFYMFNMVVPCAILMILNVFGFYIPPDSGERLGFFMTILLALVVFLQVLSGSLPKTSTSTPQLGQFFAATIALVGFSCLASIVVIRLSCNSPPSRPLPRWLRLLLLRYLARLFCMNTIAEEKHVVHPAKEGADNTADHETIQQNDTPNLSSDLSLREIVRPSREYSAQTQTREKKEEEEGQDQDEWKMAALVLDRALLFVVGLATIIVCVVLLH comes from the exons ATGAAGATCTCTCTCAGCTTTTTACTCCTTGCGGCACTTTTTACGTGGATGCCAG GATCCATAAGCCAAGATGGGGCCATAGCCTTAAAGGCGTCCCTCTTGTCCAACTACGACAAAAGTTTGCGGCCGGTCAAGTCAGCGTCTACAGCTGTGAACGTGGACTTCGACATGTCCCTCCGACAGATCATAGAACTG GCGGAAAAAGAGCAGACATTCCGAATCAACATCTGGCTGCGTCTG TACTGGGACGACGAGTTATTGGTATGGAATGCTACAGAACACGGTGGCGTGGACTCCTTAACCATTCATTCTTCCGACATTTGGAGGCCTGACATCTTCCTCTTCAACAA CATAGCCGAGACGTTCGGTAACATCGAGGCCATCACAGACGTCACAGTCACCAGTACCGGACGAGTGACGAACCTCCAGCCCGCCATCTTCACGAGCGCATGCCCAGTGGATATTTCAAGGTTTCCATTCGACAAGCAG GAATGCATTCTAGAGTTTGGGTCTTGGATCTACAACGGCGCCAAGGTGAACATATCCACGGTGAATCCCGCGGCAGACCGCTCAGTCTTCACCCAGAACGAAGAATGGATCCTGACTGGAGCTCCGATGAAAAGAAAG GAGGAGATCTTTCCCTGTTGCCCCGAACCCTTCGTCACTATCCTCCTTACCATGCAACTGGAACGCCGAACCTTCTTCTACATGTTCAACATGGTTGTACCCTGCGCAATCCTGATGATTCTTAACGTGTTCGGGTTCTACATCCCCCCGGACAGCGGGGAGCGGCTGGGCTTCTTCATGACCATCCTGTTGGCTCTCGTCGTCTTTCTGCAGGTTTTGTCGGGCTCCCTGCCCAAAACTTCGACAAGTACTCCTCAGCTCG GTCAGTTCTTCGCCGCCACCATCGCGCTGGTGGGCTTCTCGTGCCTGGCCTCCATCGTGGTGATCCGCCTGTCCTGCAACAGCCCGCCCTCCCGCCCGCTGCCCCGCTGGCTCCGTCTGCTTCTGCTGCGCTACCTGGCTCGCCTCTTCTGTATGAACACCATCGCGGAGGAGAAACACGTGGTTCATCCCGCCAAAGAGGGCGCCGATAATACTGCGGATCACGAGACCATCCAGCAGAACGACACGCCGAATCTCTCGTCCGATCTGAGTCTGCGCGAGATTGTCCGCCCTAGCCGGGAATACTCAGCACAAACCCAAACCCGAGAGAAGAAAGAGGAAGAGGAGGGCCAGGACCAGGACGAGTGGAAGATG